The following coding sequences are from one bacterium SCSIO 12741 window:
- a CDS encoding response regulator transcription factor, protein MRTIIVDDERLARKELSRLLEEHKEIEIIGDFGDPDEAIAGITELDPDLVFLDIHMPGKTGFDVLEELERAPHVIFVTAYDEFAIKAFEVNAMDYILKPVEEERFSVALNKALKIIQENKEQMIRDSKREQLTGGDQVFIKDGERCWFVHLRDIKLFESIGNYVRVYFEDKKPLILKSLNNLDKRLDDKEFFRANRKHIINLKWIDNIEPWFNGGLLVELKGGDKIEISRRQAARLKDKMSL, encoded by the coding sequence ATTAGAACCATTATCGTAGACGACGAACGCCTGGCCCGAAAAGAACTGTCCCGTCTTTTGGAAGAGCATAAGGAAATTGAAATCATTGGCGATTTTGGCGATCCGGATGAGGCTATTGCCGGAATCACTGAACTTGATCCGGATTTGGTATTTCTGGACATTCACATGCCTGGTAAAACAGGATTTGACGTACTCGAAGAATTGGAACGTGCTCCCCACGTTATCTTTGTAACAGCCTACGACGAATTTGCCATCAAAGCTTTTGAGGTAAATGCCATGGACTACATCCTGAAGCCGGTTGAGGAAGAGCGTTTTTCGGTTGCCCTAAATAAGGCCCTGAAAATCATTCAGGAAAACAAAGAACAAATGATTCGCGACAGTAAGCGGGAACAGCTTACCGGAGGCGATCAGGTGTTTATCAAAGACGGTGAGCGCTGTTGGTTTGTTCACCTAAGGGATATTAAACTCTTCGAATCGATTGGAAACTACGTAAGGGTTTACTTTGAAGACAAGAAACCGCTTATTCTTAAATCACTCAACAACCTGGATAAGCGCCTGGATGACAAAGAGTTTTTCAGGGCCAATCGAAAGCACATCATCAACCTAAAGTGGATTGACAACATTGAGCCCTGGTTTAATGGAGGATTGTTGGTTGAACTTAAAGGGGGAGACAAAATTGAGATTTCCCGCCGGCAGGCTGCCCGACTCAAAGACAAAATGAGTTTGTAA
- a CDS encoding histidine kinase, with translation MEIRRLYILCQLIGWSAYIVVVYFMNLLADAPTGMDLVTTMLVAYILGLTLSHLYREIIVRNHWLELSISDMIPRFFLGSFAVAALFEISYSGINILILGLPRNYYWSGLVQQYASLVILFILWSLIYFFYHFFKNYKAEEIKNLKWEASIHEIKLNKLKSQLNPHFIFNSMNTIRALVDEDPKIAKQAITQLSNILRSNLLMGRQKTIPFEEEIKLVKDYLAIESYRYEERLTTEIDLDPNSQRFQVPPLMVQTLVENGIKHGISHIPSGGTLKINSKVNGSHLHLSVTNTGQYDPNAVPETGFGLTNTRERLKLLFGDEASLSIRNLNKNEVITEIKIPKQKKDED, from the coding sequence ATGGAGATTCGGCGCTTATATATCCTGTGTCAACTGATCGGCTGGTCGGCCTACATTGTAGTGGTCTACTTTATGAATCTGCTGGCCGATGCTCCCACCGGAATGGATTTGGTCACTACGATGCTGGTGGCCTACATTTTGGGCTTGACGCTATCTCACCTCTATCGAGAAATCATTGTTAGAAATCACTGGTTGGAGCTTTCCATCAGCGACATGATTCCCCGGTTCTTTTTGGGTTCGTTTGCAGTTGCCGCTTTATTTGAAATCAGTTATTCAGGAATTAACATCTTGATTTTGGGGCTTCCCCGAAATTACTATTGGAGCGGCCTGGTTCAGCAATATGCCAGCTTGGTTATCCTGTTCATCCTGTGGTCCCTGATCTATTTCTTCTACCACTTCTTCAAGAACTACAAAGCGGAAGAAATCAAAAACCTGAAATGGGAAGCGAGTATTCATGAGATTAAGTTGAATAAACTCAAGTCCCAGTTAAATCCTCACTTCATCTTTAACTCGATGAACACCATTCGTGCACTGGTGGATGAGGACCCCAAAATAGCGAAACAAGCCATCACGCAACTCTCCAATATTCTGCGGAGCAACTTACTCATGGGGCGCCAAAAAACGATTCCCTTTGAAGAAGAAATTAAGCTGGTCAAGGATTACCTGGCCATTGAAAGCTACCGATACGAAGAACGACTCACCACAGAAATTGATCTCGATCCGAATAGCCAACGTTTTCAGGTTCCTCCTCTCATGGTACAAACCTTGGTGGAAAATGGAATCAAACACGGAATTTCTCACATACCCTCAGGCGGTACACTAAAGATTAACTCCAAGGTAAATGGTAGTCACCTGCATTTGTCGGTGACCAACACCGGGCAATATGATCCCAATGCCGTTCCTGAAACCGGATTTGGATTGACCAATACCCGCGAACGCCTGAAACTGTTGTTTGGCGACGAAGCCTCCCTAAGCATCCGCAACCTGAATAAGAATGAAGTGATTACCGAAATCAAGATACCAAAACAGAAAAAAGATGAAGATTAG